In Euzebya sp., one DNA window encodes the following:
- a CDS encoding cyclopropane-fatty-acyl-phospholipid synthase family protein, with product MDERAALRQAGAAALAVNAPASPARIDAIADGLAVEAPGTVLDVGCGRGDLLLRVLAAAPGTRGIGVDLDRAALDAARDRAREAGLAGRVTFAEADAAEWEGSCDAAICVASSHALGGTAAMLLRLAELVPSGGLALVGDGVWERRPDAWHREVFGDMPDTDQLLEWAAMESWTVEDVDRSTAEEWDAFEAAWTAGVEAVGTDAARAYAAERREEYRRYRGVVGFAWLVLRRT from the coding sequence GTGGACGAGCGGGCGGCGCTGCGACAGGCCGGTGCGGCGGCCCTGGCCGTGAACGCGCCGGCTTCGCCTGCGCGCATCGACGCGATCGCCGATGGCCTGGCCGTCGAGGCCCCCGGCACGGTCCTCGACGTGGGCTGCGGCCGCGGGGACCTGCTCCTGCGCGTCCTCGCCGCCGCGCCCGGCACGCGCGGCATCGGGGTGGACCTCGACCGGGCCGCGCTGGATGCCGCCCGCGATCGCGCGCGCGAGGCGGGGCTCGCCGGACGGGTCACCTTCGCCGAGGCCGATGCGGCGGAGTGGGAGGGGTCCTGTGACGCCGCGATCTGCGTCGCGTCCTCGCACGCCTTGGGCGGCACCGCCGCGATGCTGCTGCGCCTGGCAGAGCTCGTGCCGAGCGGCGGGTTGGCGCTCGTCGGTGACGGCGTGTGGGAGCGGCGGCCGGACGCCTGGCACCGGGAGGTGTTCGGCGACATGCCCGACACCGACCAGCTGCTCGAGTGGGCGGCCATGGAGTCGTGGACCGTCGAGGACGTGGACCGCTCCACCGCGGAGGAGTGGGACGCCTTCGAAGCCGCGTGGACCGCCGGGGTGGAGGCGGTCGGGACCGACGCCGCCCGCGCCTACGCCGCGGAGCGCCGCGAGGAGTACCGGCGCTACCGGGGCGTCGTCGGGTTCGCCTGGCTGGTGCTGCGCCGCACCTGA
- a CDS encoding ABC transporter ATP-binding protein has product MISMEGVTKRYGDTTVVDAVDLVVPDGGVVALIGPNGAGKSTLLSIAGRLLDADAGRVLVDGDDVATTDSRTIATRLSILRQENHVAVRLTVADLVAFGRHPHTGGHLGDEDRAACDAAIAAMGLEGFRGRRLDQLSGGQRQRAFIAMVLAQETPHVLLDEPLNNLDLRHAAQTMDVVRRLADEHGRTVVVVLHDVNVASHHADRIVAMREGRVVADGRPGEVVTREVLREVFDHDVEVVDVGGRPVALHFAASRSTAPEVA; this is encoded by the coding sequence GTGATCAGCATGGAGGGCGTCACCAAGCGGTACGGCGACACGACGGTGGTCGATGCCGTGGACCTCGTCGTGCCCGACGGGGGCGTGGTCGCCCTGATCGGTCCGAACGGGGCCGGCAAGTCGACGCTGCTGTCGATCGCCGGGCGGCTGCTCGACGCCGACGCGGGCCGCGTGCTGGTCGACGGGGACGACGTCGCGACGACGGACTCGCGGACCATCGCCACCCGCCTGTCGATCCTGCGCCAGGAGAACCACGTCGCGGTCCGCCTCACCGTCGCCGATCTGGTCGCCTTCGGCCGCCACCCCCACACCGGCGGGCACCTCGGTGACGAGGACCGCGCCGCCTGCGACGCCGCGATCGCGGCGATGGGTCTGGAGGGGTTCCGCGGACGTCGGCTCGACCAGCTGTCCGGCGGGCAGCGCCAGCGGGCGTTCATCGCGATGGTCCTGGCCCAGGAGACGCCGCACGTGCTGCTGGACGAGCCCCTCAACAACCTCGACCTGCGCCACGCCGCCCAGACGATGGACGTCGTCAGGCGGCTGGCCGACGAGCACGGCCGCACCGTCGTGGTCGTCCTCCACGACGTCAACGTCGCGAGCCACCACGCCGACCGGATCGTGGCCATGCGGGAGGGGCGGGTCGTCGCCGACGGCCGCCCGGGCGAGGTCGTGACCCGCGAGGTGCTGCGCGAGGTCTTCGACCACGACGTCGAGGTCGTGGACGTCGGCGGCCGACCGGTCGCGCTGCACTTCGCCGCCAGCCGCTCCACCGCGCCGGAGGTGGCGTGA
- a CDS encoding ANTAR domain-containing protein: MTSSTPLVDALHDLATMMAEPVTVEGLLDRVGHWTAEVLPVDGVGVLVRQPDGHLSVATASSETGRRIEELEALLQEGPCSRAFLEGTQVLTPDLRDHVEEYPEFAPRALELGVRSIHAVPMRAGSAMIGALDLIARDAVRLDAEQLATAQLLGDVTGAYLMTSRMLGEATELASALQHALDNSTVIEQAKGVLAERHGEAPTAAFERLRGHARANRIKVADVAAGVVSGELRL; encoded by the coding sequence ATGACCTCCTCCACCCCCCTCGTCGATGCGCTGCACGACCTGGCCACGATGATGGCCGAGCCGGTCACCGTCGAGGGCCTGCTCGACCGCGTGGGCCACTGGACCGCCGAGGTGCTGCCCGTGGACGGCGTCGGCGTGCTCGTCCGCCAACCCGACGGGCACCTCTCGGTCGCGACCGCGAGCAGCGAGACCGGTCGACGGATCGAGGAGCTCGAGGCGCTGCTGCAGGAGGGGCCGTGCTCCCGCGCGTTCCTGGAGGGGACGCAGGTCCTCACACCCGACCTGCGGGACCACGTGGAGGAGTACCCCGAGTTCGCGCCGCGGGCCCTCGAGCTCGGCGTCCGCTCGATCCACGCGGTGCCGATGCGGGCCGGGTCCGCGATGATCGGGGCACTCGACCTCATCGCGCGGGACGCCGTCCGGCTCGACGCCGAGCAGCTGGCGACGGCCCAGCTGCTCGGCGACGTCACCGGCGCCTACCTGATGACGAGCCGGATGCTCGGCGAGGCCACGGAGCTGGCCTCGGCCCTGCAGCACGCCCTCGACAACAGCACGGTGATCGAGCAGGCCAAGGGCGTGCTCGCCGAACGGCACGGCGAGGCGCCGACCGCGGCCTTCGAACGGCTCCGCGGCCACGCCCGCGCCAACCGCATCAAGGTGGCTGACGTGGCGGCCGGGGTGGTGTCGGGCGAGCTGAGGCTGTAG
- a CDS encoding cell wall-binding repeat-containing protein, with translation MGEGPDTSLRDGGRLAGPTRIDTAIAISQRQFPAGAATAYLARADVVVDAVAGGVLTDGPILLVPSCGTLPPQVAEEIARLDPARVLALGGESAVCQAVLDAARGS, from the coding sequence GTGGGGGAGGGGCCGGACACCAGCCTCCGGGACGGCGGTCGTCTGGCCGGCCCGACCCGGATCGACACGGCCATCGCCATCTCCCAGCGGCAGTTCCCCGCGGGGGCCGCGACGGCCTATCTGGCGCGCGCCGACGTCGTCGTCGACGCGGTCGCCGGCGGCGTGCTCACCGACGGCCCGATCCTGCTGGTCCCGAGCTGCGGGACGCTCCCGCCGCAGGTCGCCGAGGAGATCGCCCGCCTCGACCCCGCCCGGGTGCTGGCGCTCGGCGGGGAGTCGGCGGTGTGCCAGGCCGTGCTCGACGCCGCCCGGGGCTCCTGA
- a CDS encoding siderophore-interacting protein yields MATPHGTVVRTERLSDHMVRVVLGGEGLRGWAPNGFTDAYLVLWFPPADAPYAAPFDVESVKAGHPPERWPIHRHYTVRRWDAAAGELTIDFVVHGDEGVAGPWAASAQPGDRVVVSLPGGAYRPDPDADFHLLVGDESALPAIAASLEVLPAGRRATAVLVCDGPADEVPLDCPGDLEVIWCHRVGSAAAADLLLDAVRALEWPAGRVDAFVHGEAGEVRGVRRHLLADRGLDRAQLSASGYWRRTMTDEAWRAVKRDWNADVERDVR; encoded by the coding sequence ATGGCGACGCCGCACGGGACGGTCGTCCGCACCGAGCGGCTGAGCGACCACATGGTCCGGGTCGTCCTCGGCGGGGAGGGGTTGCGGGGGTGGGCACCGAACGGGTTCACCGACGCGTACCTGGTCCTGTGGTTCCCGCCGGCGGACGCCCCCTACGCCGCACCGTTCGACGTCGAGTCGGTCAAGGCCGGCCACCCCCCGGAGCGCTGGCCGATCCACCGCCACTACACCGTGCGGCGCTGGGACGCGGCCGCCGGGGAGCTGACGATCGACTTCGTCGTCCACGGCGACGAGGGGGTCGCCGGTCCGTGGGCCGCATCGGCTCAGCCGGGTGACCGGGTCGTCGTGTCCCTGCCGGGCGGCGCGTACCGGCCCGACCCGGACGCGGACTTCCACCTGCTGGTCGGCGACGAGTCCGCGCTGCCGGCGATCGCGGCGTCCCTCGAGGTCCTGCCCGCCGGCCGGCGGGCGACCGCGGTGCTGGTCTGCGACGGGCCGGCCGACGAGGTGCCGCTCGACTGCCCCGGCGACCTCGAGGTGATCTGGTGCCACCGCGTCGGCTCGGCGGCCGCCGCCGACCTGCTCCTCGACGCGGTCCGGGCGCTCGAGTGGCCCGCGGGACGGGTCGACGCGTTCGTCCACGGCGAGGCCGGCGAGGTCCGCGGGGTCCGCCGCCACCTGCTGGCCGACCGCGGGCTCGACCGGGCGCAGCTGTCGGCGTCCGGGTACTGGCGCCGGACCATGACCGACGAGGCGTGGCGCGCGGTCAAGCGGGACTGGAACGCCGACGTCGAGCGGGACGTGCGCTGA
- a CDS encoding GAF domain-containing protein: MGQTVGDGGAVDRAGDRLERLVAIAGRLSTAGSTEAVSREVVDASAEELSAQRVAVMVVDESGDQLRMIATAGVDPLVVEVYGDVDVAADLPASEVVRTGELFVTRSRAELDRRYPVLADVPMPASMVVAPLRAPDGSAVGILSIGFAEEGREVDAPTMQFIQGLADMCAQALHRIRVEDQLREVLVQQRFLADAGALLISSLDPTEVMDQVARLAVPAVADICAVCLGDGDALRVAAIAHADPDRQPVVEHLAARSEMVTHEGLIALWREGEATVTAEVDWTAAVAAAEDAEHRSLLSALEVTSALAAPLVAREQRLGVLILMTTTSDRRLGPTDLALAEDLAGRAALSLANARMHSDRLELTENLERALRNRVVVEQAKGVLAARLAVTPDEAFEPLRAAARARRQSVYLLAEEVLRGAVDVAERVAGADRTDDEVRRSDVR, encoded by the coding sequence GTGGGTCAGACGGTCGGGGACGGGGGAGCGGTCGACAGGGCGGGGGACCGCCTCGAGCGCCTGGTGGCCATCGCCGGCCGGTTGAGCACCGCCGGGTCCACCGAGGCCGTCTCGCGCGAGGTGGTGGACGCGAGCGCCGAGGAGCTCTCGGCACAGCGGGTCGCCGTGATGGTCGTCGACGAGTCCGGCGACCAGCTGCGGATGATCGCGACCGCCGGCGTGGACCCGCTGGTGGTCGAGGTGTACGGGGACGTGGACGTCGCCGCGGACCTGCCGGCGAGCGAGGTCGTGCGCACGGGCGAGCTGTTCGTGACCCGCAGCCGCGCCGAGCTCGACCGCCGCTACCCGGTCCTCGCGGACGTGCCGATGCCCGCCTCGATGGTCGTGGCCCCCCTGCGCGCGCCGGACGGGAGCGCGGTCGGGATCCTCTCGATCGGGTTCGCCGAGGAGGGGCGCGAGGTCGACGCGCCGACGATGCAGTTCATCCAGGGCCTGGCCGACATGTGCGCACAGGCCCTGCACCGGATCCGGGTGGAGGACCAGCTCCGGGAGGTCCTCGTCCAGCAGCGGTTCCTGGCCGACGCCGGCGCGCTGCTGATCAGCTCCCTCGACCCGACCGAGGTCATGGACCAGGTCGCCCGGCTCGCGGTACCCGCCGTCGCCGACATCTGCGCGGTGTGCCTGGGGGACGGCGACGCCCTGCGGGTGGCGGCCATCGCCCACGCCGACCCCGATCGCCAGCCCGTCGTCGAGCACCTCGCGGCGCGCTCGGAGATGGTCACCCACGAGGGGCTCATCGCCCTGTGGCGCGAGGGCGAGGCGACGGTGACCGCCGAGGTCGACTGGACCGCCGCCGTCGCCGCCGCCGAGGACGCCGAGCACCGCTCGCTGCTGTCCGCGCTCGAGGTGACGTCGGCGCTGGCGGCTCCGCTCGTCGCCCGCGAGCAGCGCCTCGGCGTGCTGATCCTGATGACCACCACGTCTGACCGGCGACTGGGCCCCACCGACCTCGCGCTGGCCGAGGACCTCGCAGGCCGGGCCGCGCTGTCCCTCGCCAACGCGCGGATGCACTCCGACCGGCTGGAGCTGACGGAGAACCTCGAGCGGGCTCTCCGCAACCGGGTCGTCGTCGAGCAGGCGAAGGGCGTGCTGGCCGCCCGCCTCGCGGTCACGCCGGACGAGGCCTTCGAGCCGCTCCGCGCCGCCGCCCGTGCCCGCCGGCAGTCGGTCTACCTCCTGGCCGAGGAGGTCCTCCGCGGCGCGGTGGACGTCGCCGAGCGGGTCGCTGGAGCCGACCGGACCGACGACGAGGTCAGACGATCCGACGTCCGGTGA
- a CDS encoding pyridoxamine 5'-phosphate oxidase family protein gives MAELYEMTVDECLRLLQSHPTHVGRLGFTTEDGPTVLPVNYRVVGGEIVFHTDAGSMWSAAIMNERVAFEVDDVDPAWQEGWSVLVRGKAREVRDSEERAGLTELLRSWADRHSRTVAVTPASITGRRIV, from the coding sequence ATGGCCGAGCTGTACGAGATGACCGTCGACGAGTGCCTCCGGTTGCTCCAGTCGCACCCGACCCACGTGGGGCGGCTGGGCTTCACCACCGAGGACGGGCCGACCGTCCTGCCGGTCAACTACCGGGTCGTCGGGGGCGAGATCGTCTTCCACACCGACGCCGGCTCGATGTGGAGCGCGGCGATCATGAACGAGCGAGTCGCCTTCGAGGTCGATGACGTCGATCCCGCCTGGCAGGAGGGGTGGAGCGTGCTGGTGCGCGGCAAGGCCCGCGAGGTCCGGGACAGCGAGGAGCGCGCCGGGTTGACCGAGCTGCTGCGGTCCTGGGCCGACCGGCACAGCCGCACCGTCGCGGTCACCCCCGCCAGCATCACCGGACGTCGGATCGTCTGA
- a CDS encoding siderophore ABC transporter substrate-binding protein, which produces MSRTLLSLLAVLLLVVSACGGADDTSSTEVAEPAEETEPAEEEAADGGTVTIEHYSGTDEVPVDPETVVVMDLGVLMSLDALGITPDAFGSLGTPLPPGYAEVAENPDFAPVGTAFEPDYEAINALEPDLILVATRSSATYPDMSEIAPTVDLTFAEDVDFMTAFRDRHTQIGEIFGVEDEVAAQLDEMDRRIEEIAAQTGDAGEALVVLTAGTEVSAYGPGSRFGLVHDVLGFAPADESLARDETHGEAVSFEFILEAEPDVMFVIDRSAAIGEEGAESAEAILDNDLVAQTPAAVEGQIHYVDGADWYLAFNSIPGVQGILDDVEDALG; this is translated from the coding sequence ATGTCACGCACCCTGCTGAGCCTGCTCGCCGTCCTGCTCCTGGTCGTCTCCGCCTGCGGCGGCGCCGACGACACGTCCTCGACCGAGGTCGCCGAACCCGCAGAGGAGACCGAACCCGCAGAGGAGGAGGCGGCCGACGGGGGGACCGTCACGATCGAGCACTACTCCGGCACCGACGAGGTGCCGGTGGACCCCGAGACCGTCGTCGTGATGGACCTCGGCGTCCTCATGTCCCTCGATGCCCTCGGGATCACCCCGGACGCGTTCGGGTCCCTCGGCACGCCCCTGCCGCCGGGCTACGCCGAGGTCGCGGAGAACCCCGACTTCGCCCCCGTCGGCACGGCCTTCGAGCCCGACTACGAGGCGATCAACGCCCTCGAGCCCGACCTCATCCTGGTCGCCACCCGCTCCTCCGCCACGTACCCGGACATGAGCGAGATCGCGCCGACCGTCGACCTCACCTTCGCCGAGGACGTCGACTTCATGACCGCCTTCCGGGACCGGCACACCCAGATCGGCGAGATCTTCGGGGTCGAGGACGAGGTCGCCGCCCAGCTCGACGAGATGGACCGGCGCATCGAGGAGATCGCCGCGCAGACCGGGGACGCCGGCGAGGCGCTGGTCGTGCTGACCGCCGGCACCGAGGTGTCCGCCTACGGGCCTGGGTCGCGCTTCGGACTGGTCCACGACGTGCTCGGCTTCGCCCCGGCCGACGAGTCGCTCGCCCGGGACGAGACCCACGGCGAGGCGGTGTCCTTCGAGTTCATCCTCGAGGCCGAACCCGACGTCATGTTCGTGATCGACCGCTCCGCGGCGATCGGCGAGGAGGGGGCGGAGAGCGCCGAGGCGATCCTCGACAACGACCTGGTCGCCCAGACCCCCGCCGCTGTGGAGGGGCAGATCCACTACGTGGACGGGGCCGACTGGTACCTGGCGTTCAACTCGATCCCGGGCGTCCAGGGCATCCTCGACGACGTCGAGGATGCACTCGGCTAG
- a CDS encoding iron chelate uptake ABC transporter family permease subunit, which yields MAERPSPAGVVGTPAAAQDRGSRRRPAGLVLGGLAVLALAMATLFMTWDLQGSLSFALRLRGTKLAAMALMGTGLGVATVIFHTVTANRILSPSIIGLDRLYELIQSAAAWLLGVLVFLQIDVRVRFLGEALVLIGFTLALTRVFLRRTATDLHRMLLVGVVFGAVFTSLSALVIRLIEPSEFTILVDRFYADFAGVDDRLLVVAVAVMAIALTAVWRMADTLDVVALGRDLAVELGVDHRRVVDRTMVAVAILVAVPTALVGPVTFLGLLVSNLAYQVTGTFRHRVTIPAAALLGVTTLVAAQFMLEELLAFQTRASIVVSFVGGVVFLVLVLREART from the coding sequence ATGGCTGAACGCCCCTCCCCCGCCGGTGTCGTCGGCACACCGGCCGCAGCCCAGGACCGCGGGTCGCGGCGCAGGCCGGCCGGCCTGGTGCTGGGTGGGCTCGCGGTCCTGGCGCTCGCGATGGCCACGCTGTTCATGACGTGGGACCTGCAGGGCTCGCTGTCCTTCGCGCTGCGGCTGCGCGGCACGAAGCTCGCGGCCATGGCGCTGATGGGGACGGGCCTCGGCGTCGCGACGGTGATCTTCCACACCGTCACGGCGAACCGGATCCTCTCCCCCTCGATCATCGGCCTCGACCGCCTCTACGAGCTGATCCAGTCCGCCGCCGCGTGGCTGCTCGGCGTCCTCGTGTTCCTCCAGATCGACGTGCGCGTGCGGTTCCTCGGCGAGGCGCTGGTGCTGATCGGCTTCACCCTCGCCCTCACCCGGGTCTTCCTGCGCCGCACCGCCACCGACCTGCACCGGATGCTCCTGGTCGGCGTGGTCTTCGGCGCGGTGTTCACCTCGCTCAGCGCCCTCGTGATCCGGCTGATCGAGCCGAGCGAGTTCACCATCCTCGTCGACCGCTTCTACGCCGACTTCGCCGGCGTCGACGACCGGCTGCTGGTCGTGGCCGTGGCGGTGATGGCGATCGCGCTGACGGCGGTGTGGCGGATGGCCGACACCCTCGACGTCGTCGCCCTCGGCCGGGACCTGGCGGTCGAGCTGGGTGTGGACCACCGCCGCGTCGTCGACCGGACGATGGTCGCGGTGGCGATCCTGGTGGCGGTGCCGACGGCGCTGGTGGGGCCGGTGACCTTCCTCGGGCTGCTCGTGTCCAACCTGGCCTACCAGGTCACCGGCACGTTCCGGCACCGGGTCACGATCCCCGCCGCCGCGCTGCTCGGCGTCACCACGCTGGTCGCGGCGCAGTTCATGCTCGAGGAGCTGCTGGCGTTCCAGACCCGCGCCAGCATCGTCGTCAGCTTCGTCGGCGGGGTGGTCTTCCTCGTCCTGGTGCTCAGGGAGGCACGCACGTGA
- a CDS encoding ABC transporter permease: MATTTAADRRPAGVGRAIPLGLAALVVLALTSIFVGVSAVDPVGLVRGDEAQLTVLWTARLPRTVAVVLAGAAMGVTGLVMQALTRNRFVAPSTAGTLESATFGLLIATVAAPGAPIGVKMAIAAIASLLGTGLFLWLIERIRFADLVMVPLVGIMLGGVIMAITTFVAYRWDLLQTLASWTNADFSATIRGRYELLWLVAVVCVVAWLYAQRFTIASLGREVSVNLGVDHTRTVLLGLAMVAVVTAVVVVVIGVIPFLGLVVPNLVTMRHGDRLERVIPLTAIGGAVFLLATDLVSRTIRHPFEMPVGTVAGVVGGTIFLSMLLRGRDG; encoded by the coding sequence GTGGCGACGACGACCGCGGCGGATCGCCGTCCGGCTGGAGTCGGACGAGCGATCCCGCTCGGCCTGGCCGCCCTGGTCGTCCTGGCCCTGACCTCGATCTTCGTCGGGGTCAGCGCCGTCGACCCCGTCGGTCTGGTGCGGGGTGACGAGGCGCAGCTGACCGTCCTGTGGACCGCGCGCCTGCCGCGGACCGTCGCGGTCGTCCTCGCCGGGGCGGCGATGGGCGTGACCGGTCTGGTCATGCAGGCGCTGACCCGCAACCGGTTCGTCGCCCCCTCCACGGCCGGGACCCTCGAGTCCGCGACCTTCGGCCTCCTGATCGCGACCGTCGCCGCACCGGGCGCGCCCATCGGGGTGAAGATGGCGATCGCCGCGATCGCCTCGCTGCTCGGGACGGGGCTGTTCCTGTGGCTGATCGAGCGGATCCGCTTCGCGGACCTCGTCATGGTGCCCCTCGTCGGCATCATGCTCGGCGGCGTCATCATGGCGATCACGACCTTCGTCGCCTACCGCTGGGACCTGCTGCAGACCCTGGCGAGCTGGACGAACGCGGACTTCTCGGCCACCATCCGCGGGCGGTACGAGCTGCTGTGGCTGGTCGCGGTCGTCTGCGTGGTCGCCTGGCTCTACGCCCAGCGGTTCACGATCGCCTCCCTGGGGCGGGAGGTGTCGGTCAACCTCGGCGTCGACCACACCCGCACGGTGCTGCTCGGCCTGGCGATGGTCGCCGTGGTCACCGCGGTCGTGGTGGTCGTGATCGGCGTGATCCCGTTCCTCGGCCTGGTGGTGCCGAACCTCGTGACGATGCGCCACGGCGACCGCCTCGAGCGCGTGATCCCCCTGACCGCGATCGGCGGCGCCGTGTTCCTGCTCGCCACCGACCTGGTCAGCCGCACGATCCGCCACCCCTTCGAGATGCCGGTCGGCACGGTCGCCGGCGTCGTCGGCGGCACGATCTTCCTGTCCATGCTGCTGCGGGGCCGGGATGGCTGA
- a CDS encoding Fur family transcriptional regulator, giving the protein MAAPDVAAILRAGGHRVTGPRRAVWRALSESQGHLTADELAERVARIDATVNLASVYRSLSLFEELDLVRQSRLAGDQASRWELAHPDEHFHLVCRTCGTVDHHRGTLVQSVRDHLASGHGFDAESVELSVTGVCADCADGP; this is encoded by the coding sequence ATGGCAGCACCCGATGTCGCCGCGATCCTCCGCGCTGGGGGGCACCGGGTCACCGGTCCCCGGAGGGCCGTGTGGCGCGCGCTCTCGGAGTCCCAGGGGCACCTGACGGCCGACGAGCTGGCCGAGCGCGTCGCTCGCATCGACGCGACCGTCAACCTCGCGTCGGTCTACCGCTCGCTCAGCCTCTTCGAGGAGCTCGACCTGGTCCGCCAGTCGCGGCTGGCCGGCGACCAGGCGAGCCGCTGGGAGCTCGCCCACCCCGACGAGCACTTCCACCTGGTGTGCCGGACCTGCGGCACGGTGGACCACCACCGCGGGACGCTGGTGCAGTCGGTGCGCGACCACCTGGCGTCCGGGCACGGCTTCGACGCGGAGTCCGTGGAGCTGAGCGTCACCGGCGTCTGCGCGGACTGCGCCGACGGCCCGTGA
- the cbiQ gene encoding cobalt ECF transporter T component CbiQ yields the protein MGAGHAHALYVHGHSRVHAMAPEAKVAAALGFVTVVALTPADLGWAFAGHAVVLAAVARTARLSVRFVASRALVVVPFIAFVALIPFVATGPRTEVLGVAVSAEGLVAARTILCKAVLGVTTTVVLAATTETTAIMRGLNRLRVPTVMTAIATFMLRYLEVLTGELGRMRTAMTARGYDPRWLWQARPIASSAGALFVRSYERGERVHAAMLARGFDGTMPVLDDRRAGRGEWAAAAALPLLALLALLAAAATRTLGGL from the coding sequence ATGGGCGCCGGCCACGCCCACGCCCTGTACGTCCACGGGCACTCGCGCGTGCACGCGATGGCGCCCGAGGCGAAGGTCGCCGCGGCGCTCGGGTTCGTGACCGTCGTCGCCCTCACCCCCGCCGACCTCGGCTGGGCGTTCGCCGGGCATGCCGTCGTGCTGGCCGCCGTCGCACGGACGGCCCGGCTGTCCGTGCGCTTCGTCGCGAGCCGCGCCCTCGTCGTCGTCCCCTTCATCGCCTTCGTCGCGCTGATCCCGTTCGTGGCCACCGGCCCGCGGACCGAGGTGCTCGGCGTGGCGGTGTCCGCCGAGGGGCTCGTCGCCGCCCGGACGATCCTGTGCAAGGCCGTGCTGGGGGTCACGACGACCGTGGTCCTGGCGGCCACGACGGAGACCACCGCGATCATGCGGGGCCTGAACCGCCTTCGCGTCCCGACGGTGATGACGGCGATCGCCACGTTCATGCTGCGCTACCTCGAGGTGCTCACCGGCGAGCTCGGCCGCATGCGCACCGCGATGACCGCCCGCGGCTATGACCCGCGCTGGCTGTGGCAGGCCCGCCCGATCGCCAGCTCGGCCGGCGCCCTGTTCGTCCGCTCCTACGAGCGGGGTGAGCGGGTCCACGCGGCGATGCTGGCCCGCGGCTTCGACGGGACCATGCCCGTGCTCGACGACCGGCGCGCGGGGCGGGGCGAGTGGGCCGCCGCGGCCGCCCTGCCCCTGCTCGCGCTCCTCGCCCTCCTCGCGGCCGCCGCCACCCGTACCCTGGGCGGCCTGTGA
- a CDS encoding energy-coupling factor ABC transporter permease produces MHAPDGFLTVGTAAATGAISIGAVGASLASQAKDRLSESQIPLAGIAAAFIFAAQMVNFPVAAGTTGHLLGGALAAILLGPAMGTLAVTVVVVVQAFGFADGGLTALGYNVLNMAVVTSFGGYAAFRLLRRILPANGGGVVVAAGLAGGISVVLSAAAFSLEWLFGASAPIPFDTVFGAMVGVHLLIGIGEGIITGMAVGAVLAARPDLVHGASDLDRLQLADRPRLGLRAFALTGLAVTVVIATVVSQFAVDDPDGLERVAEDQGFISAAEEHALGSSIFADYATAGVDDEQLSLAVAGVTGVLLTLLVTGGLVLALRDRGPPRRHAGRAAADRPASTRMTRGR; encoded by the coding sequence ATGCACGCACCTGACGGGTTCCTGACCGTCGGCACCGCCGCAGCCACCGGAGCCATCTCGATCGGCGCGGTCGGCGCCTCCCTCGCGAGCCAGGCGAAGGACCGGCTGTCGGAGTCCCAGATCCCGCTGGCCGGCATCGCGGCGGCCTTCATCTTCGCCGCGCAGATGGTCAACTTCCCCGTCGCCGCGGGCACGACCGGGCACCTCCTGGGCGGCGCCCTCGCCGCGATCCTGCTGGGCCCGGCGATGGGGACGCTCGCCGTGACCGTGGTCGTCGTGGTCCAGGCGTTCGGGTTCGCCGACGGCGGGTTGACGGCCCTGGGCTACAACGTCCTCAACATGGCGGTCGTCACCAGCTTCGGCGGCTACGCGGCCTTCCGGCTGCTGCGGCGCATCCTCCCCGCCAACGGGGGAGGGGTGGTCGTGGCCGCCGGCCTCGCGGGCGGGATCAGCGTCGTGCTCAGCGCCGCGGCCTTCAGCCTCGAGTGGCTCTTCGGCGCCTCCGCCCCGATCCCCTTCGACACCGTCTTCGGCGCGATGGTGGGCGTCCACCTCCTCATCGGCATCGGCGAGGGGATCATCACCGGGATGGCCGTCGGCGCGGTCCTCGCGGCACGCCCCGACCTGGTCCACGGCGCGTCCGACCTCGATCGGCTCCAGCTCGCGGACCGCCCCCGGCTGGGCCTGCGTGCGTTCGCCCTGACGGGGCTGGCCGTCACCGTGGTCATCGCGACCGTCGTCAGCCAGTTCGCCGTCGACGACCCCGACGGGCTGGAGCGGGTCGCGGAGGACCAGGGCTTCATCTCCGCTGCGGAGGAGCACGCCCTCGGCTCGTCGATCTTCGCGGACTACGCCACCGCCGGCGTCGACGACGAGCAGCTCAGCCTGGCAGTCGCCGGGGTGACGGGCGTGCTGCTCACCCTCCTCGTCACCGGCGGGCTGGTCCTCGCCCTGCGCGACCGAGGTCCCCCGCGGCGGCACGCCGGGCGAGCCGCAGCCGACCGACCGGCCAGCACCCGCATGACCCGCGGACGCTGA